A genomic stretch from Canis lupus baileyi chromosome 3, mCanLup2.hap1, whole genome shotgun sequence includes:
- the PIEZO1 gene encoding piezo-type mechanosensitive ion channel component 1 isoform X4: MERHVLGAVLYWLLLPLALLAACLFRYNALSLVYLLFLLLLPWFPGPCRRGFPGHTRRLLRALLVFSLIFLAAHLTFQICLHTVPHLYQLLEPSCGPWETLSRHIGVTRLDLKDIPTAVRLVAPDLGVLVVCAVCLGLCGRLTQEAPRSQRAQELDDDDDGEVDTGSPVGLQGAPVQAPTRRSRLATRFQITAHWLLVAAGRTLAIVLLALAGIAHPSAFSSVYFLVFLATCTWWACHFPISLLGFSTLCVTVGCFGAGHLLCIYCYQTPFAQTVLPPAGIWARVFGLKALVTHGNCSSPNVLVFSTSHDWPIYVSPGILLLLYYTVTSLLKLRTRQPLDQRKEVARNDEEQEVELTQVDQWLQDQARAAATKEEGAAQHMLPTTVGSDWETDSCTVHDLTGHTPVRQRPVHPRLAEPQETSTLHSLGHLIMDQSYVCALIAMMVWSITYHSWLTFVLLLWACLIWTVRSRHQMAMLCSPFILLYGLALCGLRYVWAMDLRPELPTTLGPVSLRQLGLEHTRYPCLDLGAMLLYTLTFWLLLRRFVKEKLLKKGKVPAALTEVTVADTEPTRARTLLQSLGELVTGLYAKYWIYVCAGMFIVVSFAGRLVVYKIVYMLLFLLCLTLFQVYYSLWRKLLKVFWWLVVAYTMLVLIAVYTFQFQDFPMYWRNLTGLTDEQLGDLGLEQFSVSELFSSILIPGFFLLACILQLHYFHRPFMQLTDLEHVPPPGACPPRWAHRQDVVSGTPLLQEEEDGLSTACPHQAMQVTEANKWGLVAERLLDLASGFSDVLTRVQVLLRRLLELHILKLVALYTVWVALKEVSVMNLLLVVLWAFALPYPRFRPMASCLSTVWTCIIIVCKMLYQLKVVSPHEYSSNCTEPLPNSTNLQKMEIKQSLLYRGPVDPANWFGVRKGFPNLGYIQNHLQVLLLLVFEAIVYRRQEHHRRQHQLAPLPAQAVCADGTRQRLDQDLLSCLKYFVNFFFYKFGLEICFLMAVNVIGQRMNFMVILHGCWLVAILTRRRRAAIARLWPNYCLFLSLFLLYQYLLCLGIPPALCIDYPWRWSQAIPMNSALIKWLYLPDFFRTPNSTNLISDFLLLLCASQQWQVFSAERTEEWQHMAGVNTDRLELPLGEPNAVPNFIYCRSYLDMLKVAVFRYLFWLVLVVVFVTGATRVSVFGLGYLLACFYLLLFGTSLLQKHTRTRLVLWDCLILYNVTVIISKNMLSLLSCVFVEQMQSNFCWVIQLFSLVCTVKGYYDPKEMLSRDRDCLLPVEEAGVLWDSICFLFLLLQRRVFLSRYFLHVSAELQATALQASRGFALYNAANFKSIDLHRKAEEKSLAQLKRQMERIRAKQEKHRQSRAGRSRPQDTPDPTQEPGPGSPGGSSLPRRQWWRPWLDHATVIHSGDYFLFESDSEEEEEALPEDPRPSAQSAFQMAYQAWVTNAQTVLRQQREEQARQDQTGQLPTGGGPGQEAEPADGPDEVVAGRSHVMQRVLSTVQFLWVLGQALVDGLTDWLHTFTRHHRAMSDVLRAERYLYTQALVEGREVHRSLLDQLYTGEAEAAPAVPLGVRDAPSTASSSSSEEVATEPGASLHGSRELPAGTPTRMRTASELLLSRHLRIQELEEAELFEAGQGRALRLLQAAYQCVAAHSELLCYFIIILNHMVTASATSLVLPVLVFLWAMLSIPRPSKRFWMTAIIFTEVSVVTKYLFQFGFFPWNTHTVLRRYENKPYFPPRILGVEKTDSYIKYDLVQLMALFFHRSQLLCYGLWDHEEDPLSKEHDRGSEKKGTEEEQAPLEPQTEEGTGPQGEPVVAGALTQDHIQAEAGDGPPEPPVELKPRDIKRISLRFRKRRRETTEPVQPTATEGVVVASRREKWSRPRERMTAMGLRLQTFCLAVAQSMYRPLRRFFDDILHTKYRAATDVYALMFLADVVDFIIIIFGFWAFGKHSAATDITSSLSDDQVPEAFLVMLLIQFSTMVIDRALYLRKTVLGKLAFQVVLVLAIHLWMFFILPAVTERMFNQNAVAQLWYFVKCIYFSLSAYQIRCGYPTRILGNFLTKKYNHLNLFLFQGFRLVPFLVELRAVMDWVWTDTTLSLSSWMCVEDIYANIFIIKCSRETEKKYPQPKGQKKKKIVKYGMGGLIILFLVAIIWFPLLFMSLVRSVVGVVNQPIDVTVTLKLGGYEPLFTMSAQQPSIVPFTQQAYEELSRQFDPNPLAMQFISQYSPEDIVTAQIEGSSGALWRISPPSRAQMKRELYNGTADITLRFTWNFQRDLAKGGTVEYTNEKHTLDWAPNSTERRQLASLLEGTSDQSVVIPHLFPKYIRAPNGPEANPVKQLQPNEEADYLGVRIQLRRERVGSGAAGFLEWWVIELQDCQAECNLLPMVIFSDKVSPPSLGFLAGYGIMGLYVSIVLVIGKFVRGFFSEISHSIMFEELPCVDRILKLCQDIFLVRETRELELEEELYAKLIFLYRSPETMIKWTREKE; this comes from the exons gacgatgatgatgatggggaAGTGGACACCGGCTCCCCTGTGGGGCTTCAGGGAGCCCCCGTGCAGGCCCCCACGCGGAGGTCACGGTTGGCCACCCGGTTCCAGATCACAGCCCACTGGCTGTTGGTGGCCGCGGGAAGGACCCTGGCTATTGTGCTGCTCGCATTGGCAG GCATCGCCCACCCCTCTGCCTTCTCCAGCGTCTACTTCCTAGTCTTCCTGGCCACCTGCACCTGGTGGGCATGCCACTTTCCCATCAGCCTCCTGGGCTTCAGCACGCTCTGCGTCACAGTGGGCTGCTTCGGTGCCGGCCATCTCCTCTGCATCTACTGCTACCAGACGCCCTTTGCCCAGACCGTGCTCCCTCCTGCTGGAAtctgggccag GGTGTTTGGTCTCAAGGCCTTGGTGACCCACGGCAACTGCTCCAGCCCCAACGTGCTGGTCTTCAGTACCAGCCACGACTGGCCCATCTACGTGAGCCCCGGCATCTTGCTGCTTCTCTACTACACGGTGACCTCACTCCTGAAGCTCCGCACTCGCCAGCCGTTGGACCAG AGGAAGGAAGTGGCCAGGAACGACGAGGAGCAGGAGGTAGAGCTGACCCAGGTGGACCAGTGGCTCCAGGACCAGGCCAGAGCTGCAGCCACCAaggaggagggggctgcccaG CACATGCTGCCCACAACCGTGGGGTCTGACTGGGAGACCGACAGCTGTACGGTGCATGACCTGACTGGCCACACCCCCGTCCGGCAGCGTCCAG TGCACCCCAGGCTGGCTGAGCCTCAAGAGACATCTACCCTCCACAGTCTGGGTCATCTCATTATGGACCAGAGCTACGTGTGTGCCCTCATTGCCATGATG GTATGGAGCATCACCTACCATAGTTGGCTGACCTTCGTGCTGCTGCTCTGGGCCTGCCTCATCTGGACGGTGCGCAGCCGCCACCAGATGGCCATGCTCTGCTCACCCTTCATCCTGCTCTACGGGCTGGCTCTGTGTGGCCTGCGCTATGTGTGGGCCATGGACCTGCGTCCCGAGCTGCCTACCACCCTGGGCCCCGTCAGCCTGCGTCAGCTGGGGCTGGAGCATACCCGCTACCCTTGCCTGGACCTTGGCGCCATG TTGCTCTACACCCTGACCTTCTGGCTGCTGCTGCGCCGGTTTGTCAAGGAGAAGCTGCTGAAGAAGGGGAAGGTACCTGCTGCCCTGACAGAGGTCACTGTGGCTGACACAG AGCCAACACGGGCACGGACGCTGCTGCAGAGCCTGGGGGAGCTGGTCACAGGCCTGTACGCCAAGTACTGGATCTACGTGTGTGCCGGCATGTTCATTGTGGTCAGCTTCGCCGGCCGCCTCGTCGTCTACAAGATCGTGTACAtgctccttttcctgctctgCCTCACCCTCTTCCAG GTCTACTACAGCCTGTGGAGGAAGCTGCTCAAGGTGTTCTGGTGGCTGGTGGTGGCCTATACCATGCTGGTGCTCATCGCCGTCTACACTTTCCAGTTCCAGGACTTCCCCATGTACTGGCGCAACCTGACGGGCCTCACTGACGAACA GCTGGGGGACCTGGGCCTGGAGCAGTTCAGCGTGTCGGAGCTTTTCTCCAGCATCCTGATCCCGGGCTTCTTCCTGTTGGCCTGCATCCTGCAGCTGCACTATTTCCACCGGCCGTTCATGCAGCTCACGGACCTGGAGCATGTGCCCCCGCCTGGTGCCTGCCCCCCACGGTGGGCCCACAG GCAGGATGTGGTCAGTGGGACCCCGctgctgcaggaggaggaggacgggcTGAGCACCGCCTGCCCCCACCAGGCCATGCAGGTCACAGAAG CCAACAAGTGGGGCCTGGTGGCGGAACGGCTGCTGGACCTGGCTTCCGGCTTCTCGGACGTCCTCACCCGTGTGCAGGTGCTGCTGCGGCGCCTTCTAGAGTTGCACATCCTCAAGCTGGTGGCCCTGTACACTGTGTGGGTGGCCCTGAAGGAG gtGTCCGTGATGAACCTGCTGCTGGTCGTGCTGTGGGCCTTCGCGCTGCCCTACCCCCGCTTCCGGCCCATGGCCTCTTGCCTGTCCACTGTGTGGACGTGCATCATCATCGTGTGCAAGATGCTGTACCAGCTCAAGGTCGTAAGCCCGCACGAGTACTCCAGCAACTGCACCGAG cccctccccaacAGCACCAACCTGCAGAAGATGGAGATCAAGCAGTCCTTGCTATACCGTGGGCCCGTTGACCCTGCCAACTGGTTTGGGGTGCGGAAGGGCTTCCCAAACCTAGGCTACATCCAG AACCACCTGCAGGTCCTGTTGCTGCTGGTGTTCGAGGCCATCGTCTACCGGCGTCAGGAGCACCACCGTCGGCAGCACCAGCTGGCCCCACTGCCCGCCCAGGCCGTCTGTGCCGACGGCACCCGCCAGCGGCTGGACCAGGACCTGCTCAGCTGCCTCAAGTACTTTGTCAACTTCTTTTTCTACAAATTTGGGCTAGAG ATATGCTTCCTGATGGCCGTGAACGTGATTGGGCAGCGCATGAACTTCATGGTCATCCTGCACGGCTGCTGGCTGGTGGCCATCCTCACACGGCGGCGTCGTGCAGCCATCGCCCGCCTCTGGCCCAACTACTGTCTCTTCCTGTCCCTGTTCTTGCTGTACCAGTACCTGCTGTGCCTGGGCATCCCCCCGGCCCTGTGCATTG ACTACCCGTGGCGCTGGAGCCAGGCCATCCCCATGAACTCAGCACTCATCAAGTGGCTGTACCTGCCCGACTTCTTCAGAACCCCCAATTCCACCAACCTCATCA GCgacttcctgctcctgctctgcgCCTCCCAGCAGTGGCAGGTGTTCTCGGCTGAGCGCACGGAGGAATGGCAGCACATGGCCGGCGTCAACACTGACCGCCTGGAGCTGCCATTGGGTGAGCCCAACGCCGTGCCCAACTTCATCTACTGCAG GTCCTACCTCGACATGCTGAAGGTGGCTGTCTTCCGCTACCTCTTCTGGCTGGTGCTGGTAGTGGTATTTGTCACGGGAGCCACCCGCGTCAGCGTCTTCGGGCTGGGCTACCTGTTGGCCTGTTTCTATCTGCTGCTCTTCGGCACCAGCCTATTACAGAAGCACACACGCACCCGCCTCGTGCTGTGGGACTGCCTCATTCTCTACAACGTCACTGTCATCATCTCTAAGAACATGCTCTCG ctcctgTCCTGCGTTTTTGTGGAGCAAATGCAGAGCAACTTCTGCTGGGTTATCCAGCTTTTCAGCCTCGTGTGCACCGTCAAAGGCTACTATGATC CCAAGGAGATGCTGAGCAGGGACCGGGATTGCCTGCTGCCCGTGGAAGAGGCCGGTGTGCTCTGGGACAGCATCTGCTTCCTGTTCCTTCTGCTGCAGCGGCGCGTCTTCCTCAGCCGCTACTTCCTGCATGTCAGCGCCGAGCTCCAGGCCACCGCCTTGCAGGCCTCCAG GGGCTTCGCGCTGTACAATGCTGCCAACTTCAAAAGCATCGATCTCCACCGTAAGGCCGAGGAGAAGTCCCTGGCCCAGCTGAAAAGACA gatggAGCGCATCCGTGCCAAGCaagagaagcacaggcagagCCGAGCGGGCCGCAGCCGACCCCAGGACACCCCAGACCCCACCCAGGAGCCAG GGCCTGGCAGTCCAGGGGGCTCCTCCCTGCCACGGAGACAGTGGTGGCGGCCCTGGCTGGACCACGCCACAG TCATCCACTCTGGGGACTACTTCCTATTTGAGTCGGatagtgaggaggaggaggaggccctgCCCGAGGACCCCAGGCCGTCAGCACAGAGTGCCTTTCAG ATGGCGTACCAGGCATGGGTGACCAATGCGCAGACAGTGCTGAGGCAGCAGCGGGAGGAGCAGGCGAGGCAGGACCAGACAGGGCAGTTGCCCACGG GAGGCGGCCCGGGACAGGAGGCAGAGCCAGCGGATGGCCCAGACGAGGTGGTGGCTG GCCGCAGCCACGTGATGCAGCGAGTGCTGAGCACTGTGCAGTTTCTGTGGGTGCTGGGCCAAGCGCTGGTAGATGGGCTGACAGACTGGCTGCACACCTTCACACGGCACCACCGCGCCATGAGTGACGTGCTGCGCGCCGAGCGCTACCTGTACACACAGGCGCTGGTTGAG GGCAGAGAGGTGCACCGGAGCTTGCTGGACCAGCTCTACACTGGTGAAGCCGAGGCGGCCCCCGCAGTCCCCTTGGGGGTCCGAGATGCACCAAGTACAGCATCAAG cagcagcagcgaggAGGTGGCCACTGAGCCTGGGGCTTCCCTACACGGCTCTCGGGAGCTTCCTGCTGGCACTCCTACCCGGATGCGCACAGCCAGTGAGCTGCTCCTCAGCAG GCACCTCCGCatccaggagctggaggaggccgAGCTGTTTGAAGCAGGGCAGGGCCGGGCACTGAGGCTGCTGCAGGCCGCATACCAGTGTGTGGCTGCCCACTCAGAACTGCTCTGCTACTTCATCATCATCCTCAACCACATGGTCACTGCCTCAGCCACATCCCTGGTGCTGCCTGTGCTCGTCTTCCTGTGGGCCATGCTGTCCATCCCCAGGCCCAGCAAGCGCTTCTGGATGACGGCCATCATCTTCACCGAG GTGTCTGTGGTCACCAAGTACCTGTTCCAGTTTGGCTTCTTCccctggaacacacacacagtgctCCGGCGCTACGAGAACAAGCCGTACTTCCCACCGCGCATCCTGGGTGTGGAGAAGACAGACAGCTACATAAAGTATGACCTGGTGCAGCTCATGGCCCTCTTCTTCCACCGCTCCCAGCTGCTG TGCTatggtctctgggatcatgaggAGGACCCGCTGTCCAAGGAGCATGACCGTGGAAGTGAGAAGAAAGGGACCGAGGAGGAACAGGCACCACTGGAACCCCAGACTGAGGAAGGCACAGGGCCCCAGGGCGAGCCAGTGGTGGCCGGGGCCCTCACCCAGGACCACATCCAGGCAGAAGCAGGGGATGGGCCCCCAGAGCCTCCTGTGGAGCTCAAGCCCCGAGACATAAAGCGTATCAGCCTGCGTTTCAGGAAGAGGCGGAGGGAGACCACAGAGCCTGTACAACCCACAGCCACTG AAGGTGTGGTGGTGGCCTCCCGCAGAGAGAAGTGGAGTCGCCCCCGGGAAAGAATGACAGCCATGGGGCTCCGACTGCAGACCTTCTGCCTGGCCGT GGCCCAGAGCATGTACCGGCCCCTGCGGCGCTTCTTCGATGACATCTTGCACACCAAGTACCGTGCAGCCACCGATGTCTACGCGCTCATGTTTCTGGCTGATGTGGTCgacttcatcatcatcatcttcggCTTCTGGGCCTTTggg AAACACTCGGCAGCCACAGACATCACATCCTCGCTGTCGGACGACCAGGTGCCGGAGGCCTTCCTGGTCATGTTGCTCATCCAGTTCAGCACCATGGTCATTGACCGTGCCCTCTACCTCCGCAAGACCGTGCTGGGCAAGCTGGCCTTCCAGGTTGTCCTGGTGCTGGCCATCCACCTCTGGATGTTCTTTATTCTGCCCGCTGTCACCGAGAG GATGTTCAACCAGAACGCGGTGGCTCAGCTGTGGTACTTCGTGAAGTGCATCTACTTCTCCCTGTCTGCCTACCAGATCCGCTGTGGCTATCCGACCCGTATCCTTGGCAACTTCCTCACCAAGAAGTACAATCACCTGAACCTCTTCCTCTTCCAGGG GTTCCGGCTTGTACCATTCCTGGTGGAGCTGCGGGCCGTGATGGACTGGGTATGGACAGACACCACGCTGTCCCTGTCCAGCTGGATGTGTGTGGAGGACATCTACGCCAACATCTTCATCATCAAGTGCAGCCGTGAGACTGAGAAg AAATATCCCCAGCcgaaggggcagaagaagaagaagattgtCAAGTACGGCATGGGCGGTCTCATCATCCTGTTCCTCGTGGCTATCATCTGGTTCCCGTTGCTTTTCATGTCCCTGGTACGCTCTGTGGTTGGTGTCGTCAACCAGCCCATCGATGTTACTGTCACCCTTAAGCTGGGTGGCTATGAG CCCCTCTTTACCATGAGTGCCCAGCAGCCGTCCATCGTGCCATTCACACAGCAGGCCTATGAGGAGCTGTCCAGACAGTTTGACCCTAACCCG TTGGCCATGCAGTTCATCAGCCAGTACAGCCCCGAGGACATCGTCACGGCACAGATCGAGGGCAGTTCAGGGGCACTGTGGCGCATCAGCCCACCCAGCCGGGCCCAGATGAAGCGGGAGCTATACAATGGTACAGCTGACATCACCCTGCGCTTCACCTGGAACTTCCAGAG GGACCTGGCCAAGGGCGGCACCGTGGAGTACACCAATGAGAAGCACACCCTGGACTGGGCCCCAAATAGCACTGAGCGGCGGCAGCTGGCCAGCCTGCTTGAGGGCACCTCGGACCAGTCTGT GGTCATCCCCCACCTCTTTCCCAAGTACATCCGTGCCCCTAATGGGCCTGAAGCCAACCCAGTGAAGCAGCTGCAGCCCA ACGAGGAGGCCGACTACCTAGGTGTGCGCATCCAGCTGCGGAGGGAGCGCGTGGGCTCAGGGGCCGCTGGCTTCCTTGAGTGGTGGGTCATCGAGCTGCAGGATTGCCAGGCCGAGTGCAACCTGCTGCCCATGGTCATCTTCAGTGACAAGGTCAGCCCACCCAGCCTTGGCTTCCTGGCTGGCTACGG GATCATGGGGCTCTATGTGTCCATCGTGCTGGTTATCGGCAAGTTTGTACGTGGCTTCTTCAGTGAGATCTCACACTCCATCATGTTTGAGGAGCTGCCGTGTGTGGACCGCATCCTCAAGCTCTGCCAGGACATCTTCCTGGTGCGGGAGACGCGGGAGCTGGAGCTGGAAGAGGAGCTTTATGCCAAGCTTATCTTCCTGTACCGCTCGCCTGAGACGATGATCAAGTGGACCCGTGAGAAGGAGTAG